The DNA segment AACTATCATTTTAGACAGAGGGTGAGTgataataaagaaaaacataagACTACAGATCTTCAGTCAGAACCTAGTTAAAAATGGAAATTCTATTCAACTCAGCCAAATATGTCAGGGTACCAATTCTAGATAGACAACACCTCATATCATGATTCCTGCCCCAGGATACAACTGCAACACTTATATAGTATGACACATATAATTCTTAGGATAGTCAGGATTAATAAGATTTTCATGTATTgccgttttttcttttttgtaagGATGATGAAAAGGTCATTTACTTACCCTGAATAGGTAATTTTCAGGAGATAATGACAACTTTTGCCCATTGCCAAATACCAGGTCAACTGTTGGAAATGTATTAGAGAGTTTGGAGACCTCACTAAGGGAAAATCAACTTCAACGGTTAATAACTTGACAATGATAAGCAACCAatgcatatttttttatgataggGGATACCTTCCATCAACAGAAAAGCAAAGATCGTTAAAATTTGGATCAGGGCCCATGATCTGCTTTAAGGAATGAAGTTCCTTCATAATCTGCATACAAAGATACAAAAGGAAACAACAGAGATCATGTTAAACATCTAGACACCAAAAACGATAACTCGATGTACAGCAGTAAGAATAAGTGAAGATGCTTATCTTTATTTACTTGAATAAATTTTCAATTTAGAGCTCAGCTAATGTAAAACGGCAAagcaaaaaagagaaaaaaaattgagactCAAATTTCTATAAGAATCATTTTGAGAAAGAAAGGAACGTAATTAAGCACAATGGCATTGAATTCACAATCCACCTCAATGGAAAATGAATACAATGGAAAGACTACTGTTATTGTTTTTGTTGAGTATATATCATTTTCTAAGTTATATAGCAATAAATTAATACATGCTGTTTTAAGCATTACACTGAATAATTTTACCAGCAATTTTAATTAGAAGGTAAAAAGATTGCCCAGAAATAAACTGTTACTGGAAGGAAATTCCTTTGCTATAAACTGCAATGGGTGTAAACGAGAACAAAAACATAAGCCAATAAAACTGAAACTTACAGCTTCCTTAAATGCTAAAAATGCTTCTTCTGGTAGATAAGCATATGTTGTACCGCTGTCCACAACAGTTCCGTATTTTCCATCAAATACTGCTGGCTTTAAAGGCAACCGCTCGCCAGCAACATGTATCTCCTTCAAATCAATGTTATAGTACGGACTGTTGCCATCCCGAAACTAAGAGTAAATGTGTGAAAGTTACCAAATGTATTTGTTAGCAAAATTTAAGACATGTAACATCTATGGGATCGGGAATTTTTAACAACACACCTGCGTGCAGGGTCTGAATCTGTAAAGACCATGTCTGAAGGGGGAGATATACCACCAAGAACCATTGCACCCCCACCAATATCCATTCCACCATAACACAATGAGAATGAGTCACCAATCACACCTTTTTCAACAAGTTGATCAACAACACTGAGGTCACCACGGCCCAATCCCATTATACCATCAGCACGCTGACTGTAAAGATCACCAGTTTCCATATTTTCACAACCAAAAGTAACACGTTGTGGCACAAGTTCACTCTGATTCCCAAAGGAGATAACATCCTCACCAAGAACACCACTGCTTGTGCTCATTTCAGCATACTGCCTCTCATAAACACACTGTTTCTTTTCATCGTCACAGTCGCATTCACTAGTGCATTGAACAGGGTTATAGGTGCTCGATAATTCCGGCTGAAACTTTGGATCCTAGTCAAAGAAAATCGTTGCAAGATTCAGTCAATTCTGCATTTCAGACAGTTGGATCAAATGAACTCGtagaaattgaaaattaatcaCTTTGGTTCTAAGTTGAACTGTAACTAAAATTGGACTGCTAATCGAAAATTCTCTCATTCTTTATTTGTTAACTGGAAGATTGGAGTATTTGTAGGACATTTGATTTGATACTCTAGATCATACGCAAATACAACCAGTTAACTTAAGATCTCACATATTTTCTCGTTTAAAAATGCAGCTCATTTGATCATAGAAGATTGCAAAAAAAATTGAGCACCTCGTGATGGCCACACTGCTCGCAAGTGGAACATGGAACGTATGTAACAGTACTTCCTGTATCAACGATAAGTGCAAATCTCTGAGGGGGCGTCCCGATCCATAGACGCGTAGTGTAATACCTACGGATGACAAATTCTAATTCTGAGTTGAAGAACCGCTAAAAATTAAATTCTCAGATTAAATCAGaacaaaaaacaaacaaatgcaCACAGAACCAATGTGATACCCGGTACGAAGGAGATCGTCATATAGTCCCATGCGAGCGTTGGGGCGAGAGCTGACGTTAGATCCTTGGAGATGGCGATGTGACTTGGACAAGGTTTTGGAAATGTTTGGAGAAGAGTGAAAGAGTGGCAATACCATGGCAGGCTTAGCCCCGCCAAGGATAGTAGCGGCAGAGACAGGGGAGACGCCGCACACGGTGGTGAAATAGAATCGCATGACACAGAAGAGGAGGAAAATGGAAGCCATAAGTGAGTTGCGGATGTAAGGGCGAGTTGAGACTCGGTGCTGATGAAGACTGATGAGCAAACTAAATTTAGATGGAGAAAGgaattatgtatatataggcAGGCCCAAGAACGAGGTTCCGTTGGCTAAATTACACATATGGCCCATCAACTTTGGAcaacttttttttatgattCTTTAACTTCAAAATCGGATATAAAAGTCCCTAAACTTTGTCTTTACAAACACAATTGATATATCTGAATCATGTAATTTCACTTGTCAGGTTGCAATTCGACAGAAACAAGGTCAAAAAGAGGCTGTTGTCCGGCTAATCCACTCTAATGCCCAAGTTAGTTTGAGGTAAGACTTGAGAATGAACATAATAGTAAATCAAAACAAAGATGTAAACTTAATAAATGAATGAAGTAATGTATCTGAAGATGTgcttaatttatttatattgtgATCGAGCTGTAGAAGACGGTTATGGATTTAGGAGCGGGACATGCTATATGTTACCTGTTGATAGATGAACGTGCGCCCATATATCGGAGCCTGATATCTCTTAAGCCCACTAGGCCAGCAATTTATGGAATCAGGCGAGATTGTTGTAACGGGTGCATCTTTGACGGGGTCTTTTGTGAGCTCTCGAGCCAAGGCCTTCAAGACGAAGTCGTATTGAGCAGCTTTGTTATAGTGACGCCACGTGTTCCCTTTTTCCGGATGATGGATCGGGTCCCATAAATGCCATATGGAGAGTTTATATTCGCCTGATATCAAATGTCCCCTCGAGTCTAATTTATCATCCTTTAGGATGAGAAAGCGTCGGCTTTGAGAAGCAGTATACTTGATGATTCCTGATAAACTGAAAGAAgggaattgattttgataattctAGACTTTTTCGAGAATTAAAGAACTAATAAAGAAGTTATGCGGGCTCCCAACAGTTGGTTCTTATATCGCTTGGTCTGTTTATAAATGCGATTGTTAGAGCACGTTTTTCTGTGCTTTTGACGTCTTTTGAGTTGGCGATGGTTGTTCAACATGTGTTGCGATTTCACATTTTTTGAAGGGGCGCACTAAGAGCAGTTAATGCTCTTCGATCATTACTTGTTAGTAATAATGATGCATGTTTACCTCTTAAGCGTTATAAAATGAGGAAGGTGTTAGGTGAGTTTCTTTCACCCCTTATTCATCTACTTTGCCTTCTTgatgtttcttgttctttttcttctttctggAGATCTCGTGAGTAGTTTTGATCTTTCTTTCTGGTTATGGCTCCTGAAAATCAGAAATCTAAGAAGCCCCCTAAGACTTATAAATCTATTGGGAAGAAGGTGGCTAATAGGGGGAAGAAAACTTATCCTTATGCTGAGGGAAAGCCTTTCACATTGACTGCGAAAAGATTGCAGTCATTTCTTAAGTACATCCTGATTTACAAATGATGGATGTGCAACTCCTCTCCTCTACTTGTCGGTCGAACAATGGCCGCCATAGTTTTTTTTTGGGTAGTTATATCAACATGTTGAGCTAGGGCTATGGTTTCCTCTTGTGAGTAGCATTGTAGTGTTCTAAGATAATTTTCACTTTGTCCTTCTCATATTTCTCCCAATTCCTAAGTGGAACTTCTGGAATTTGTGAAGATTCCCCATGATATGGGTATTGAACTGAATGGGGCCATTTGTTGTCTCTGGAAGCCCAAACTAAGGAATGGATAGAGAGAAGGAAGGGAGCTAACTGAAGTTGCAAGAAGGGTCGTGACTCACTTTGTTGTGTTTTGATCTCAAATGAGAGTATGCAAGAATGATTGGCAACCTAGCTCCTTTGTACCTATATGCTTACCATATCCAGAGTGATGTCATTTCCTTTAAACGGGTCAAGAGTGACTCTCTGTTTGTCATTCCTTTTATGCTCTCTAGGATTTTTCTAACCTCCTGCATTTTTCAGCTTTGTTTTGTTATTCTTCGTTAATGTAAAGACATTTTATACTTTCATGAATATAAAGTAGTTTTGATTccgttgtttttttatttattttttgtcaatTTTTTTACTGAACTTTCCAAGTTTTTTCTTTGGTCTTTCTGCTATGATTTTTTAATCGAATAGAGGTAGATATGGACCTCATAGAGTTTGAAGTCATTTATGTGTTCAAGAAGATTTTGTTAGAGTCTATTCGACTAAATATTGTGATAAAAACCTTGTAACATGCATATGATTGACCTTTAATATAATTCAATGGAACTTTAATAATCACACTAAAGCTTAAGCGAAGATAAAGAAATtatgtaatttttattatttattttggacGATCTGTGTAGTTAGGAAGTTGAAATAAcaattacaataaaaaaatcTTTATTTGAGGAGCATGGGGCGGTTGAGGAGGATCTTCATTGGTAAAATTTTCTGAGTGTGTTGTCATTCTAGGTCCGCGGGATTGGCATGCCATCTAACTCTTTTAACTTGTATGTGTGCAAGTTTACACATTATGTTGTTTGGTACAAGCCTTCCCACCGAGCTCCCAATTTTCACTTGCCTTTTTTTGGATTATGATGCCTCAGTAATGCGCATCACGAGGTCACCTAAGAAGAATTACTGCTGACTTGACTTTCTTATCATGAACTTGGGTGAAAGATAAGGTGATTTAAACGAAATTAGACGAGCAGAAAGCAAGCGTAACAATCAAAGCAAGAAACAAAAGACTAAGGAAATATTGAAATCAGCATATGAATTGATATTAATGAACATGAACATATGAAGGATAAAAATCGTACTAATTAAGTTCAACCAAGTATTATAGGCAGGGATACGGAGTTACAATCTCATCCATAATTTCTTTGGATAAGGTAACACATTTAAATTCACCTTTTTGGCTTTGGCAGGAGCTTTTTTAGGAATTTTTGCAGGAGCAAAAGCAGAAGCGTTTTGAGGTTTAAAAGAGATATGTTTTGTGGTTTTGGAGCCATAATGcaaaattaaatcaaaatctTCTACAAAAATTTTACAAAAGTTATCTAGAAATGAAGAAAATCAGAAAGAGGAAGTAAGGAACTTACAAAAATTGCACAAGAAATGAGGAAGCACAATTTTTCACCTTTTCAATTTATAAAGGTAAGCTCGATGATACCAAAGGACAACATGTTTTGCAATTATGGCTTATTTTGTACGTCTTCTTGAGAAGCGAAAAGTAGGTAATAAATGCACCTACCGAAATGACAGCAGCGAGATAAACGATAAGAAGCATTAGCAAAAAAAAGTGGGCTTCCAAAACAATACAATTGAGCCCAACTTTAAACAAAAACCTGAAGAGCTTTGAAACAATCTAAAGGGGACATTTGATATCATATGAAATTAAGGCATGGACATGTGGACCAATACGGAGCTTTAGACATAAAGCGTAATTATTTGTACATCTGGGTCAATCACAAGGTCGGATTATAAAAGATATGCTCCTAATCCCTAAGTCACGTCGTAAAACACGAAATAGGAAAAGTAGCACAAAGTAAATGCCAACCAGTTGTCTACACATGGAAGACTACTCAATAGTAGGTACATTTCAGTTATCTATAAATAGTCATTCCTAAAAGAACACAAGGTATATAACCAATACACATCTAAACTATGCTTTCAagtctacttcttctttttagTAAAATACTAACTTAAGCATTAGAGAAGGGACGTCAGACTCTGACCCCTCTCCGACAGTTTACTCATTATGTTCAAGTGTTTTCAATTCAGCCTAATCGTTGTATATCGTAGGAGATCCCAGGGTTGTTGAAAGACAATTTTGGTAAAATTGAGGGTAATTGTTTCTCTTAATTATTGGGTTGGTCATGATTGATAGGTTTTGTACTTAATTTCATGGTGGGTAAATCTGAtgtgtttttttgttttattgatGTGTTTGCTTATTTGTTGTAAAGTCATAAAGGGAAACAGGGAAAGGGTGGAAATAAATAGGGTTAATGGCTAAATGATGAGAGAGGAAATTTCACTAGTGATAGTACCACTACTAGGGGAAATGCTAGAAAGTACTTGGTATTTTAGAGGAAGAAGCTTTATGGTGATCTACTGAAAAATGAAATACATATAACGAAAATGATtgaagtaaaaaataaaaattgtataattatcAAGTTTTTATTGATAAGGCGTATTTGAATCCATGGCAGAATTTCTCCTTTAAAGGACTTCATATGTTTTGGAATATGTGTCACTAAGTATATTTACTTTTATGACACTTACCGGCGTACTTCACAATGTATAAAATCCTCTAAGAACCCAAAAAGTATCGAGGAACCAATTAAATCAAAAGTTCAAGTTTGATATAATCCCGCACGTGAATGCTCTCTAAACTTGAAGCATGTATAACACATTCTCATCCtaccatgtgttgaaattcCATTATTAGAAGAGGTTGAAAGGATTCGAACCATCAACCATCTAAGAAGCTCTAGTACCATTTTAAAGAACCATTTGAACCAAAAGCTTAAACTTATAGTTAAGCCTTCATCTTATCATGTATTGAAATTTCAATGAATAATAAAAATTGGTCAGGAATCTAATCCTCTACCGTTTGGTCCGAGACTCTGGTACCACGTCAAGGAActaattgaactaaaaacttaaacttttattattatctctaacagaAAGAGACATAGCATTTACGTGTCATATTCCAGTAACTATGCAGAATAGGATTAAGCCTCTATCAGTTCAATTAAAGGGCACTTGAACCAGTACAACAGGTGCAATTCTTGAAACCATTAGATCTCAAAATTAGCTCTACATTGTTCAAAAAATTAGAgtttatattcaaatttattCAGAAAATAGTAAAAGTAAGATACTGGATAATGAAGTATAGTCCAGGCAGAGGAATCTCATGCCCCAAAGATGAGGATAGCCCTTGAAAGAAAGTAAATAAACTGTACAGTTGAAGATTTCCAATGAAGACTTACTGGAGAGGCAAAGACACAGATTCTGGAGTTTAAACTCAAAACCATGGATGAAAATTTCAGTACAGAGCTCTAAATGAAGTTATATTGGCATGGCATTTGCAATCTATGCTTCTTCCATCCTTACATTAATCTAGACAAGATGTATTTTACATACTCAACACCCTGTATTGTTCAACGTGCCGTAGCACAGAATTACAGCAAGTGAATTTTGTACACATCTATCCCTGAATCTGATTCAACAACACCTCAGTAATACTAATACCTGGAAACGGATGCAATCTAAAATCTATccgccttttttttttaactatggATATACTGCGAAATCAGATACCTCGCTAATGCAGTTCGTTTATCCAATTACCTCTACATTTTTTGGGGAACAAGACCACGAAGCAAACGTAAACCCCCTGTATACGAGGTATAATATAAATGCAACGTATCCACTAGTGAGGATGCATACTGCAGAGGAGAAAACGACTCCGTTCACTTCGTTGGAGAAAAACTCAATCAAAAGGTAAGCATTGATTACTATCACCAGGGCAGCCACAAGCCATGATGAAATCTGCAAACACAAGAAATCCAGTATGATGGTTTTTAGAATAGCAGCATTATTCGATAAAGTCTGAACATATTTCCTCTCAAATTATTGATAAGCaatcattataaaaaaaagttttaagCAAGGAATCTAGCTTCAACTTCGATGTGTCCGTGGCAGCATTCATCTCAAGAAAACTCGTGCGAAAGTACTAGTAAAAGCAATATCAGGAAAAGATGTTATACCTTAAGAACAGGACCAATCCTGAAAGTGCCCATGATTTGCTCCTTGGAAACCAGAAAGAGAAGAGGAATGAGTGCAAAAGGAATCTGAATTGATTGAAGCACGTTTAGCCATTCGTTAAGAACGTCTAACGAATCCTCATTGGTATCGAAAACAAGTGCAACAATCATAGTAGGGACTATTGCACAGCTTCTAGTGATCAAGGCCCTCAGCCATTTTTTCAATCTCAAGTTGAGGAAACCTCCCATTATAAACTGCCCTGCATAAGTGCCAGTAATAGTACTACTCTGTCCGGCTGCTAATAACCCGATTGCCCATATGTATAAAATCGGGAAAAGTCCACCCCCGTATTTGTCTTGAAGGTATTGCCCAGCATTAACAAGGCCAATGCTGTTAGCTAGTTCTGTGCCATAAAAACCTTTTGCAAACACAGTAGTCACAAACAAATTGATGATGAATGAAACTACAAGCGCAATTGTAGATTCTATGGAATAGTATCGGAGAGCTTCTTTAACCCGGCCTTTCTTGTTGTGATCAATTTCCCTTGACTGCACAAGAGCAGAGTGCAAGAACACATTGTGAGGCATGATGATGCAACCTACAACTCCAACTGCCTGTTTTATCGTTCTTGAGCTAAGCTTCGGGACTAGAATACCTGCAGAGCAGAAATCGTTTTCCCACATTAATATGTATACAGGCAGAGGAAATTAAGTTGAAATTTCCATTGAGGCAAAATATGTTTACCTAGAAGAAGTTCCATGCCATCAGGTTTTGTATCACCAAACATCCATGCGAATGATAATGCCATTACTGCAATCAAAACAGCGAAAACTGCTTCCAATTTCCTCACACCATAGTTCTCCAGAAACAGGAATATGAAACTGTACAAAGCAATAATCAGATCACATCACTGTGACAACTCAAATTTCCTAATACAAAGAGCAGTTGAAAGCAAAAAAGCACACAAGTTTCGTGAGAGAAACCAGAAGTTAAATTGAGAATTCCAAGTTTGAAATAATTGAAGATATGCTAATTTTGTTTAAAATTTGTGAATAACttgtttaattaataaatggaAAAATCATAGAAATAATAGAACTAGAAATACTGAAATACTCAGGATAAAGTCAAAAcattccattttaacattaaaTTATCTAAAACCCCCAAAATATATTCACTCAAAGAACAACAAAAATGGAAAGTTTGAAATCCCCAAATGAACGATCACACAGGCAGCGATTATGTTAAACCAATATAATCCATCAAAAAGAGCAAAAGTTAAGAAAATTGGGGAAATTACCAATCAAAAGCAGTGATTACAACACCAGCCCACAAAGGCAAAACTCCATTACTCAAAATCTTAATAGCAATAGCACTCCCAATAACCTCCTGTATATCAGCCCCAATGAGAGCCAGTTCAGCCATAATCCACAAAACCATCCTAGCCCAGCCAGGATACTCTTCTCTACAAAGCTCAGCCAAATGTCTGCCAGTGACGACACCGAGGCGAGCCGCGAGGAGCTGAACAAGGAGCCCCATAGCAGTAGCCCAAAAGAGAAGCCATAGTAAGGAATATCCAGCAATCGCACCGGACTGAAGATCCCCTTCCAAATTACCGGGATCAAGAAACGCAATTGACATTAAGAATCCAGGGCCAGTGAACAGCCATAGCTTCCTCCATGAAAACGGCGGCGCTTTATCGCCTTCGGCGAAGGAATCAATCCCGACGATGTGGACTTTCTCGTCGGATTCGTAAGCGGTTTCTTGCAGCTCATCATCGTCTTCATCTCGGTTGAGTAACAGAGGTAGTCGTGGTTCAAGTTGAGGTGGTGGTGGTGCCATGGTGGATTTGCTTTTGCTTTTGCTTTTGCTTCAGCTTTGGTTTACTTTCTCTTCAATTTTTCTGGCGAGTGCTGCAAAGATATTCTAATTCCCAATTTATAAAGAGAAGATAAGCTTAGACAACGATAGAAAACTACTTGTCGTCGTCGTCGTTCATTTCTCTGCCATCGCGTCCCGTCCCATGTCCACCAAGTCACCATTAATAAGCTTACACGTGGAAGTGCCATTTGCTTACTTGTATAACGGGGGGTATTTATGTCATTTCAGTTCCATGGTATTGCTATTCTGAGTATGGAGGAGATGCTTTAATTATTATCAATCatttaaaaataacttgaaCTCGATTACAATAAAGATTAATGAATTTAAATTGGCTGAATCAGatcacattatatatatatatatatatataataaaattcttttcaattaaatgaaaaaaatcatgaatttacaaaataagaaattaatttaatatactATTAAATTAACATTATAATAGAAACTAATCCcacatttttttaaatagtttaatCAATTTTCACCATAAACATAAACATATTAATTCTTAagatggagattcaaaacatcctaaggTTTATATTTAATCcgtagatctaacggtgaatgactaaatttacatagtTATCAGGATTAATGTGAATACAACTATTCCTCATTTTActgaatatttttaaaaatgacTTATCAGTAACTTAGGAACTTCAACTTgacattattttattatttggtaTAGATTATGTAATATTGTTTTCAAAATTTGGTAGATGTACGGCTtggatgttttattattaatctTATCGTGGAGACAGCAtccatttttttgttattattttaaattcaaTCCAAGTCACATGGTTCGATTATATGCATCACTttacaacaaaataaataaggcttatacatcatttgccacttcaacttatttaaaatagTTTTGCCCtctgaatttttaaagtgtctcaatagctttctgaatttgcataaaatatttagttagtcataaacttgcataaaatgtaatcaattaatcacttggttgtgaaaaagtaaattaaatgcgaaagatatgttgcacgcatcttcaaaaagtaaaacaaccaagATCGGagtatgcgattataatattagaaaagaaaatattttatagttgaataagtaagaaattcttttttaacatgttttaatctattttgtgaagtatgtaataacattctaaggcacgtgtaacatattttccgcatttgactgacttttttacaaccgaatgattaattgattacattttatacaaattcaatgggctaactgaacattttattcaaatttagagagctatcgagacactttaaaagttctgAGAGTCAATCAACCATTTTAGATAAGTTCAGGGGGAAaacgatgtattaagccaaataaataaattcatatTCATGCTTTTCATTCTTCAACTCTAAACATAaggaaatttttaatttttttttttttttagaaattgaaATAATCAAATTTAGTTTAGTTACTAAAGAAAGAGCATAATGGATAATTGTGActgattttgtaattttgctGATTAGCTGACAATTACAATGTTAATCACTTTCCTATTTCCTTAATTTGGGTCCCACTTACGTTTGTCTATTTGAAAATGCTTCACGTTGATTTGAATGTGTTGAGGAGAGTTGAAAGATTTTCCATATAATTAGGTACTTAAATTTATCGCTTTCTAACTATACTTAACAtcctaattttatattttaattttagcattttcttatttattaattttagacctaatacattaccagctctctgaacttgttcaaaatggTAGATTGACTTCCTGACAAgttctctgaacttgtccataaaaatagacTAGCTCCCTAAATtttgcaaatgtctcaccaactctctaaacttgcttatctgtataacaactaaatataaaaacttattaaacctaaattctaaaaatacgtcttcatctattcgagatgtaattttttcgcttctcctacctttcaacctattataagagttagtgttgcatgtttgagagattgaatgaatgaggatcgagagttaatattatggtttttgtatttagttgttaccgaATAAGCAAGTctggggagttggtgagacacttacaaagttcaAGGAggtaatctacttttatggacaagtttagggagctagtgatataaaataagcaagtttaggaagctggtgagacacttgcaaagtttaggaagtcaatctactattttggataagtttagggagctggtaatgtattagaccttaattttacatattttaaagTTGATAGGGTACCACACATTATGTTTTATGACATGTCAATAAAAAAGAGAGTCAGATATAAGTGTGCGATAGGTAGTATAAATTTAGGGTTTATttgttctttttgtttgttgttACCGATAGATAgtaaatattagttgatttttcttttatccgttGTTTCGAATTTTTATCTTATACTTAGAATTAAAAGGGGAAAAACCGTTCCTAGAAATGGAA comes from the Euphorbia lathyris chromosome 5, ddEupLath1.1, whole genome shotgun sequence genome and includes:
- the LOC136229533 gene encoding metal transporter Nramp3.2-like, with the protein product MAPPPPQLEPRLPLLLNRDEDDDELQETAYESDEKVHIVGIDSFAEGDKAPPFSWRKLWLFTGPGFLMSIAFLDPGNLEGDLQSGAIAGYSLLWLLFWATAMGLLVQLLAARLGVVTGRHLAELCREEYPGWARMVLWIMAELALIGADIQEVIGSAIAIKILSNGVLPLWAGVVITAFDCFIFLFLENYGVRKLEAVFAVLIAVMALSFAWMFGDTKPDGMELLLGILVPKLSSRTIKQAVGVVGCIIMPHNVFLHSALVQSREIDHNKKGRVKEALRYYSIESTIALVVSFIINLFVTTVFAKGFYGTELANSIGLVNAGQYLQDKYGGGLFPILYIWAIGLLAAGQSSTITGTYAGQFIMGGFLNLRLKKWLRALITRSCAIVPTMIVALVFDTNEDSLDVLNEWLNVLQSIQIPFALIPLLFLVSKEQIMGTFRIGPVLKISSWLVAALVIVINAYLLIEFFSNEVNGVVFSSAVCILTSGYVAFILYLVYRGFTFASWSCSPKNVEVIG
- the LOC136230817 gene encoding aspartic proteinase 36-like; this translates as MASIFLLFCVMRFYFTTVCGVSPVSAATILGGAKPAMVLPLFHSSPNISKTLSKSHRHLQGSNVSSRPNARMGLYDDLLRTGYYTTRLWIGTPPQRFALIVDTGSTVTYVPCSTCEQCGHHEDPKFQPELSSTYNPVQCTSECDCDDEKKQCVYERQYAEMSTSSGVLGEDVISFGNQSELVPQRVTFGCENMETGDLYSQRADGIMGLGRGDLSVVDQLVEKGVIGDSFSLCYGGMDIGGGAMVLGGISPPSDMVFTDSDPARSPYYNIDLKEIHVAGERLPLKPAVFDGKYGTVVDSGTTYAYLPEEAFLAFKEAIMKELHSLKQIMGPDPNFNDLCFSVDGSEVSKLSNTFPTVDLVFGNGQKLSLSPENYLFRHSRTHPAYCLGIFQNGHDPTTLLGGIIFRNTFVMYDRENLKMGFWKTNCSELWERMHITDSPAPSASESQESDWTAEVAPALAPTDQGYLVIPDKLQIGKITFEMSLRMNYSDLKLHIAELMESIAQELGVNSSQVHLLNLTSKGNDSIIEWDMVPSGSANYMPNNTALKVISRVTEHQMQLPDRFGNYELLHWKIDPPRKLTWWQQHILVVGLTIIVVIFVVAMCIIWRQRTQTSNLYKPVDEAYPEQELQPL